A DNA window from Sphingomonas profundi contains the following coding sequences:
- a CDS encoding vWA domain-containing protein, with amino-acid sequence MFLTFLDELRAAGINASLKEHLVLLEALDREVIARRPEEFYYLARATYVKDEGLIDRFDRVFAKIFKGLEGAAGTDEAEIPEEWLKAVAQKYLSAEEMEKIKALGSWDEIMETLKQRLEEQKGRHQGGSKWIGTGGTSPFGNSGYNPEGVRIGGESVHKRAVKVWEKREFQNLDSNRELGTRNIKVALRRLRRFAREGATQELDIDATIDGTARKGWLDLAMRPERHNAVKLLLFLDIGGSMDPHIKLCEELFSAANSEFKNLEFFYFHNCVYEGVWKDNKRRFTERTPTWDILHKYGHDWKLVLVGDASMSPYEIAQPGGSVEHFNEEAGAAWMQRLTTTYPAAAWLNPTPEAHWGYSQSTRMMRELMNDRMYPLTLTGLDDAMRGLSRKG; translated from the coding sequence ATGTTCCTGACCTTCCTCGACGAGCTGCGCGCCGCCGGCATCAACGCCAGCCTCAAGGAGCATCTCGTGCTGCTGGAGGCGCTCGATCGGGAGGTTATCGCGAGGCGGCCGGAGGAGTTCTACTATCTCGCCCGCGCCACCTACGTGAAGGACGAGGGGCTGATCGATCGCTTCGACCGGGTGTTCGCCAAGATCTTCAAGGGGCTGGAGGGCGCCGCCGGCACGGACGAGGCCGAGATCCCGGAGGAGTGGCTGAAGGCCGTCGCGCAGAAATATCTGAGCGCCGAGGAGATGGAGAAGATCAAGGCGCTCGGCTCGTGGGACGAGATCATGGAGACGCTGAAGCAGCGGCTGGAGGAGCAGAAGGGCCGCCATCAGGGCGGCAGCAAGTGGATCGGCACCGGCGGCACCTCGCCCTTCGGCAATAGCGGCTACAATCCGGAAGGCGTGCGGATCGGCGGGGAGAGCGTCCACAAGCGCGCGGTGAAGGTGTGGGAGAAGCGCGAGTTCCAGAATCTCGACAGCAATCGCGAGCTCGGCACCCGCAACATCAAGGTGGCGCTCCGCCGCCTGCGCCGCTTCGCCCGCGAGGGCGCGACGCAGGAATTGGACATCGACGCGACGATCGATGGCACCGCGCGCAAGGGGTGGCTCGATCTGGCGATGCGTCCGGAACGCCACAATGCGGTAAAGCTGCTGCTGTTCCTCGACATCGGCGGATCGATGGACCCGCACATCAAGCTGTGCGAGGAACTGTTCTCCGCCGCCAACAGCGAGTTCAAGAACCTAGAATTCTTCTACTTCCACAATTGCGTGTACGAGGGCGTGTGGAAGGACAACAAGCGCCGCTTCACCGAGCGCACGCCGACGTGGGACATCCTGCACAAATATGGCCACGACTGGAAGCTGGTGCTGGTGGGCGACGCCTCGATGAGCCCGTACGAGATCGCCCAGCCCGGCGGCTCCGTGGAGCATTTCAACGAGGAGGCGGGTGCTGCCTGGATGCAGCGGCTGACCACCACCTACCCCGCCGCCGCCTGGCTGAACCCGACGCCGGAGGCGCACTGGGGCTATTCCCAATCGACCCGGATGATGCGCGAGCTGATGAACGACCGCATGTACCCGCTGACCCTCACCGGCCTGGACGATGCGATGCGCGGCCTCAGCCGCAAGGGATGA
- a CDS encoding response regulator transcription factor — protein sequence MENRSAGRIALVEHDPAVAATLMGALRRAGHACRRFADGASALREIDEARFDLLIVGRDLPDIPARELMAGVRARLGFALPVIGLVRAERPEAIVAALDDGADACLARPVAPALLIAHVNAAMRRASPCGPRIEAALGHLRFQPEGLKVFVDGRPTLLTAKEYALALMLCRNIGRPLDRDHILATIWGDEIAPLTRTLDVHVSRLRAKLELRPDRGFRLVALYGRGYRLDQVAADEAEASPRFTPRRSASPSARPAQVHLPLAR from the coding sequence ATGGAAAATCGCTCCGCCGGTCGCATCGCCCTTGTCGAACATGATCCGGCGGTCGCCGCCACGCTGATGGGGGCGCTGCGGCGGGCGGGGCATGCGTGCCGCCGCTTCGCCGACGGGGCATCGGCGCTGCGCGAGATCGACGAGGCGCGGTTCGATCTGCTGATCGTCGGGCGCGATCTGCCGGACATCCCCGCGCGGGAGCTGATGGCCGGCGTCCGCGCGCGGCTGGGCTTCGCGCTGCCGGTCATCGGCCTCGTCCGCGCCGAGCGGCCGGAGGCGATCGTCGCGGCGCTGGACGATGGCGCCGACGCCTGCCTCGCCCGGCCGGTCGCGCCGGCGCTGCTGATCGCTCATGTCAATGCGGCGATGCGGCGCGCGTCGCCGTGCGGGCCGCGGATCGAGGCGGCGCTCGGCCATCTCCGCTTCCAGCCGGAAGGGCTGAAGGTGTTCGTCGACGGCCGGCCAACCCTGCTGACCGCCAAGGAATATGCGCTGGCGCTGATGCTCTGCCGCAACATCGGCCGGCCGCTCGATCGCGATCACATCCTGGCCACGATCTGGGGCGACGAGATCGCGCCGCTCACCCGCACGCTGGACGTCCACGTCTCGCGCCTGCGCGCCAAGCTGGAGCTGCGGCCGGATCGCGGCTTTCGCCTGGTGGCGCTCTACGGCCGCGGCTACCGGCTCGATCAGGTCGCGGCGGACGAGGCGGAGGCAAGCCCGCGCTTCACCCCGCGACGATCAGCTTCACCTTCCGCCCGGCCCGCACAGGTTCATCTGCCGCTAGCCCGTTGA
- a CDS encoding M48 family metalloprotease → MKRILAWGAAAALIGYAAMGSADGITQSARSISAGDKAAGAKAHPELLKEYGGPYAGAQAGYVAAVGKKISLQSGLSNSQADFTVTLLNSPVNNAFAIPGGYVYVTRQLLALMNDEAELASVLGHEVGHVAARHASKRNTTSTIGNVLAGLLGAVTGSSALGQLAGSGAQLVTLRFSRQQEYQADDLGIRYLAGAGYDPYAAADMLTALNAQTNLDAQIKGGDDARGVPSWMSTHPNGADRVARAREQATRTGLAIGDRPRNADAFVARLDGLLYDDDPAQGIIEGNRFAHPQLKIAFTAPQGFRMSNSATAVTIAGTGGQAQFGGGAKGTGLDAYVDGVFRGIGGSGTPGTLTRTKVNGLDAAYATTRATSGSQAVDVTVFAYDLGGSAYHFLLLTPTGRGIGPFAPMVQSFGRLSDAQAAAIRPRRIDVVTVQPGDTVTSLAARMAYADHRIERFRTINGLAADEPVRAGRKVKLIVAG, encoded by the coding sequence ATGAAGCGGATACTGGCTTGGGGCGCGGCGGCGGCGCTGATCGGCTATGCGGCGATGGGCAGCGCGGACGGCATCACCCAGTCCGCCCGCAGCATCTCGGCCGGCGACAAGGCGGCGGGTGCCAAGGCGCATCCGGAGCTGCTGAAGGAATATGGCGGTCCATATGCCGGCGCGCAGGCCGGCTATGTGGCGGCGGTGGGCAAGAAGATCTCGTTGCAGTCCGGCCTGTCGAACTCGCAGGCCGATTTCACCGTGACCCTGCTGAACTCGCCGGTGAACAACGCCTTCGCCATTCCCGGCGGCTATGTGTACGTCACCCGCCAGCTGCTGGCCCTGATGAACGACGAGGCGGAGCTGGCATCGGTGCTGGGGCATGAGGTGGGGCATGTCGCCGCCCGCCACGCCAGCAAGCGCAACACCACCTCGACCATAGGCAACGTGCTGGCCGGCCTGCTGGGCGCGGTGACGGGCAGTTCGGCCCTGGGCCAGCTGGCGGGCTCCGGCGCGCAGCTCGTCACCTTGCGCTTCTCGCGGCAGCAGGAATATCAGGCGGACGACCTGGGCATCCGCTACCTGGCCGGCGCCGGCTACGATCCCTATGCCGCCGCCGACATGCTGACGGCGCTGAACGCGCAGACCAACCTGGACGCGCAGATCAAGGGCGGCGACGATGCGCGCGGCGTGCCGAGCTGGATGAGCACGCACCCGAACGGTGCCGACCGCGTCGCCCGCGCGCGGGAGCAGGCGACGCGCACCGGCCTTGCCATCGGCGACAGGCCGCGCAACGCCGACGCGTTCGTCGCCCGGCTGGACGGGCTGCTGTACGACGACGATCCGGCGCAGGGCATCATCGAAGGCAATCGCTTCGCCCATCCGCAGCTGAAGATCGCCTTCACCGCGCCGCAGGGCTTCCGCATGAGCAATTCGGCCACCGCAGTGACGATCGCCGGCACCGGCGGGCAGGCACAGTTCGGCGGCGGCGCGAAGGGCACGGGGCTGGACGCCTATGTCGATGGCGTGTTCCGCGGCATCGGTGGATCGGGCACGCCGGGCACGCTCACCCGCACGAAGGTGAACGGGCTAGACGCCGCTTATGCCACCACCCGCGCAACCAGCGGATCGCAGGCGGTGGACGTGACCGTGTTCGCCTACGATCTCGGCGGCAGCGCCTATCACTTCCTGCTGCTGACGCCCACCGGACGCGGCATCGGCCCGTTCGCGCCGATGGTGCAGAGCTTCGGCCGGCTCAGCGACGCGCAGGCCGCCGCCATCCGCCCGCGCCGCATAGACGTGGTGACGGTGCAGCCCGGCGACACGGTGACGAGCCTGGCCGCCCGCATGGCCTATGCCGATCACCGCATCGAGCGGTTCCGCACGATCAACGGGCTAGCGGCAGATGAACCTGTGCGGGCCGGGCGGAAGGTGAAGCTGATCGTCGCGGGGTGA
- a CDS encoding acetyl-CoA carboxylase carboxyltransferase subunit alpha translates to MVAFLDFEKPIAELEGRIAELRETADAGAIDIAAEIAKLEGKSQKLLRDTYARLAAWQKTQVARHPERPHLKDYLAGFVTDFVPLSGDRAFADDKAIVGGLGRIDGRRAMVIGHEKGDDTASRLRHNFGMAKPEGYRKAIRLMQLADRFGLPVVSLVDTSGAFPGIQAEERGQAEAIARSTEACLALGVPLVTAVVGEGGSGGAVALAAANRVLMFEHAVYSVISPEGCASILWRTGDKAPEAAEAMKITAQDLKRLGVIDRIVPEPLGGAHRDRAAAITSLGAAIGEELTALAGQPREALRETRRDKFLAIG, encoded by the coding sequence ATGGTCGCCTTCCTCGATTTCGAAAAGCCCATCGCCGAGCTCGAGGGCCGCATCGCCGAACTGCGCGAGACGGCCGACGCCGGCGCGATCGACATCGCGGCCGAGATCGCCAAGCTGGAGGGCAAATCGCAGAAGCTGCTGCGCGATACCTACGCCAGACTGGCCGCGTGGCAGAAGACGCAGGTGGCGCGACATCCGGAACGGCCGCACCTGAAGGACTATCTCGCCGGCTTCGTCACAGATTTCGTGCCGCTCTCCGGCGACCGCGCCTTTGCCGACGACAAGGCGATCGTCGGCGGCTTGGGGCGGATCGACGGGCGGCGCGCGATGGTGATCGGCCACGAGAAGGGCGACGATACCGCCAGCCGGCTGCGCCACAATTTCGGCATGGCCAAGCCCGAGGGCTATCGCAAGGCGATCCGCCTGATGCAGCTGGCCGACCGCTTCGGCCTGCCGGTGGTGAGCCTGGTCGACACGTCCGGCGCCTTTCCCGGCATCCAGGCCGAGGAGCGCGGGCAGGCGGAGGCGATCGCGCGATCGACCGAGGCATGCCTGGCGCTGGGCGTGCCGCTGGTGACGGCGGTGGTGGGGGAGGGCGGATCGGGCGGCGCGGTGGCGCTGGCGGCGGCCAACCGCGTGCTGATGTTCGAACATGCGGTCTATTCGGTGATCTCGCCGGAGGGCTGCGCCTCCATCCTGTGGCGCACCGGCGACAAGGCGCCGGAGGCGGCCGAGGCGATGAAGATCACCGCGCAGGATCTGAAGCGGCTGGGTGTGATCGACCGCATCGTGCCGGAGCCGCTGGGCGGCGCCCATCGCGATCGCGCGGCCGCGATCACGTCGCTGGGTGCGGCGATCGGCGAGGAGTTGACCGCGCTGGCCGGCCAGCCGCGCGAGGCGCTGCGCGAGACCCGGCGGGACAAGTTCCTCGCCATCGGCTGA
- a CDS encoding tyrosine-type recombinase/integrase, translated as MSDAVDDAALIDRFLEMMAAEAGAARNTLAAYGSDLRGASALLGGRLAGADDTALATLGAAWLPLARATVARKSAAVRRFLAFLAEEGMRADDPSAALPRPGAARALPRTLDHGDIAGLFAALADRPDGAATARLRALIELLYGSGLRATELVSLPRRALRGDDPFIILRGKGGRERLVPISDRARAAVRAWEVFVPGGAAWLFPSGAKHLSRVRLYQLVRELAADAGIAPERISPHVLRHAFATHLLEGGADLRALQMLLGHADIATTQIYTHVDSRRLVELVNSRHPLADAAAGPDVIPLDAGAVEAGPLDAGHVDAPARAP; from the coding sequence GTGAGCGATGCGGTCGACGACGCGGCGCTGATCGACCGCTTCCTGGAGATGATGGCGGCCGAGGCCGGCGCCGCGCGCAACACGCTGGCAGCCTACGGATCGGATCTGCGCGGCGCCTCCGCACTGCTCGGCGGGCGGCTGGCCGGGGCGGACGACACCGCGCTCGCCACCCTCGGCGCGGCGTGGCTGCCGCTGGCGCGGGCCACGGTGGCGCGCAAATCCGCGGCGGTGCGGCGCTTCCTTGCCTTTCTGGCGGAGGAGGGGATGCGGGCGGACGATCCCTCCGCCGCTTTGCCGCGTCCGGGTGCCGCGCGGGCGCTGCCCAGGACGCTGGACCATGGCGACATCGCCGGGCTGTTCGCCGCCCTCGCCGATCGGCCGGACGGGGCCGCCACTGCGCGGCTGCGGGCGCTGATCGAGCTTCTCTACGGATCCGGCTTGCGCGCGACCGAGCTCGTCTCCCTGCCCCGGCGGGCGCTGCGCGGCGACGATCCGTTCATCATCCTGCGCGGCAAGGGCGGGCGGGAGCGGCTGGTGCCGATCTCCGATCGCGCCCGCGCCGCCGTGCGCGCGTGGGAGGTGTTCGTGCCGGGCGGGGCCGCCTGGCTGTTCCCGTCCGGCGCGAAGCATCTCAGCCGGGTGCGCCTCTACCAGCTCGTGCGGGAACTGGCCGCGGACGCCGGGATCGCGCCGGAGCGGATCAGCCCGCACGTGCTGCGCCACGCCTTCGCCACCCACCTGCTGGAAGGCGGGGCGGACCTGCGGGCGCTGCAGATGCTGTTGGGCCACGCCGATATCGCGACCACCCAGATCTACACACATGTCGACAGCCGCCGGCTGGTGGAGCTGGTGAACAGCCGCCACCCGCTGGCCGATGCCGCCGCCGGGCCGGACGTGATTCCGCTCGACGCTGGCGCTGTCGAGGCCGGCCCTCTCGACGCCGGCCACGTTGACGCGCCCGCCCGCGCACCGTAA